The DNA segment GCAAGATAAAAGTATAGATTGGAAAACATTGAGAATGCTGTGCGAAAAGAAAGGAATAAAAATAATAGAAGCGGAGGCATGTTCTGACCATGTACATATGCTTGTAGCAATACCGCCAAAGTATAGTGTAGCCCAAATCATGGGATATCTGAAAGGCAAGAGCAGCCTTATGATATTTGATAAATTCGCAAACTTGAAATACAAGTACGGGAATCGTCATTTTTGGTGTAGAGGTTATTATGCAGATACAGTGGGTAGAAACGAAAAGGCGATAAGGTCATATATACAAAAACAGTTACAGGAAGATATCGCTAATGACCAAATAAGCATAAAAGAATATATAGACCCGTTTACGGGTAAGCCGGAAAAAGATAACAGCTAAAAAAGCCCTTTAGGGCTAGTTGGGACAAAATAGCAGTTGGCGTACTGTTCAACGAGCCTTGAGGCTCTCGCTAGTATCAAAGGCTTGGAGCCTTTGTACAAACTACCGGCTCAGCCGGTAGTTTTGATTTGTTTTTGTTTAAAAAAAACCACCGGCTGGCCGGCGGAAATAAAAGCTTTAGCTATGAATGGAAAAGATAATCTCCTTTTGATTTATGTCATGCGAATACTTGTCGGTGAAAAAAGCTTGCATATACCCAACGAGAATCAATGAGCTGATGCAGTATTGGCCGGGAAGATATAATCCCAGCCTTTTTTAGAAGAAGATTGGTATTGGATATTTTCAGTTAATTTACTGCATCATGTAGCCTTGGCGACTATCAAGAAATGTCATCCTTTCCACCATTTATTGAAAACTGCGCAATCAATCATTATCTTTTTTGTTTCCACCGACAAGCAAATGCTTTATAGGAAAAACGTTTGTCAATCTTTTTGAGGTATACTGTAACTTCTCATGCAAGTCCCCAGACGGATATAAATGCAACAGCTTCTGCCAAATCGCTTAACATAATATCTTTTCCTTTATTCAATACTCGCAACTTAGAATCATCATTGTTTATTTGGATTATATCCGTAAATGT comes from the Dehalococcoidales bacterium genome and includes:
- the tnpA gene encoding IS200/IS605 family transposase; protein product: QDKSIDWKTLRMLCEKKGIKIIEAEACSDHVHMLVAIPPKYSVAQIMGYLKGKSSLMIFDKFANLKYKYGNRHFWCRGYYADTVGRNEKAIRSYIQKQLQEDIANDQISIKEYIDPFTGKPEKDNS